One stretch of Macaca nemestrina isolate mMacNem1 chromosome 17, mMacNem.hap1, whole genome shotgun sequence DNA includes these proteins:
- the LOC105473693 gene encoding telomerase Cajal body protein 1 isoform X1: MKTLETQPLAPDCCPSDQDPAPAHPSPHASPMDKNANPELMPPPLEREDPPRLSPDPVAGSAVSQELGEGDPVSLSTPLETEFGAPSELSPQIEEQELSENTRLPAEEANGSLSEEEANRPELGSEEAMEDASGEPAAEDEGDTAWNYSFSQLPRFLSGSWSEFSTQPENFLKGCKWAPDGSCILTNSADNILRIYNLPPELYHEGEQVEYAEMVPVLRMVEGDTIYDYCWYSLMSSAQPDTSYVASSSRENPIHIWDAFTGELRASFRAYNHLDELTAAHSLCFSPDGSQLFCGFNRTVRVFSTARPGRDCEVRATFAKKQGQSGIISCIAFSPAQPLYACGSYGRSLGLYAWGDGSPLALLGGHQGGITHLCFHPDGNRFFSGARKDAELLCWDLRQPGYPLWSLGREVTTNQRIYFDLDPTGQFLVSGSTSGAVSVWDTGGPGNDGKPEPVLSFLPQKDCTNGVSLHPSLPLLATASGQRVFPEPTESGDEGEEELGLPLLSTRHVHLECRLQLWWCGGGPDSSIPDDHQGEKGQGGTEGGVGELI; encoded by the exons ATGAAGACTTTGGAGACTCAACCGTTAGCTCCGGACTGCTGTCCCTCAGACCAGGATCCAGCTCCGGCCCATCCTTCTCCCCACGCTTCCCCGATGGATAAAAATGCGAACCCTGAACTGATGCCACCGCCTCTCGAAAGGGAGGATCCGCCCCGGTTGTCCCCAGATCCTGTGGCTGGCTCAGCTGTGTCCCAGGAGCTAGGGGAGGGGGACCCAGTTTCTCTCTCCACTCCCCTGGAAACAGAGTTTGGTGCTCCTAGTGAGTTGAGTCCTCAAATCGAGGAGCAAGAACTTTCTGAAAATACGAGACTTCCTGCAGAAGAAGCAAACGGGAGCCTTTCTGAAGAAGAAGCGAACAGGCCAGAGTTGGGGTCTGAAGAAGCCATGGAAGATGCCTCTGGGGAACCCGCTGCAGAGGACGAGGGAGACAC TGCTTGGAACTACAGCTTCTCCCAGCTGCCTCGATTTCTCAGTGGTTCCTGGTCAGAGTTTAGCACCCAACCTGAGAACTTCTTGAAAGGCTGTAAGTG GGCTCCTGACGGTTCCTGCATCTTGACCAATAGTGCTGATAACATCTTGCGAATTTATAACCTGCCCCCAGAGCTGTACCACGAGGGGGAGCAGGTGGAATATGCAGAAATG GTCCCTGTCCTTCGAATGGTGGAAGGTGATACCATCTATGATTACTGCTGGTATTCTCTGATGTCCTCAGCCCAGCCAGACACCTCCTA CGTGGCCAGCAGCAGCCGGGAGAACCCGATTCATATCTGGGATGCATTCACTGGAGAGCTCCGGGCTTCCTTTCGCGCCTACAACCACCTG GATGAGCTGACGGCAGCCCATTCGCTCTGCTTCTCCCCGGATGGCTCCCAGCTCTTCTGTGGCTTCAACCGGACTGTACGTGTTTTCTCCACGGCCCGGCCCGGCCGAGACTGCGAGGTCCGAGCCACGTTTG CAAAAAAGCAGGGCCAGAGCGGCATCATCTCCTGTATAGCcttcagcccagcccagcccctctaTGCCTGTGGCTCCTACGGCCGCTCCCTGGGTCTGTATGCCTGGGGTGATGGTTCCCCTCTTGCCTTGCTGGGAGGGCACCAAGGGGGCATCACCCACCTCTGCTTTCATCCCGATGGCAACCGCTTCTTCTCAGGAGCCCGCAAG GATGCTGAGCTCCTGTGCTGGGATCTCCGGCAGCCTGGTTACCCACTATGGTCCCTGGGTCGAGAGGTGACCACCAATCAGCGCATCTACTTCGATCTGGACCC GACCGGGCAGTTTCTAGTGAGTGGCAGCACGAGTGGGGCCGTCTCTGTGTGGGACACGGGCGGGCCTGGCAATGATGGGAAGCCGGAGCCCGTGTTGAGTTTTTTGCCCCAGAAGGACTGCACCAATGGCGTGAG CCTGCACCCTAGCCTGCCTCTCCTGGCCACTGCCTCCGGTCAGCGTGTGTTTCCCGAGCCCACAGAGAGTGGGGACGAAGGAGAGGAGGAGTTGGGCCTTCCCCTGCTCTCCACACGCCATGTCCACCTTGAATGTCGGCTTCAGCTCTGGTGGTGTGGGGGGGGCCCAGACTCCAGCATCCCTGATGATCACCAGGGCGAGAAAGGGCAGGGAGGAACGGAGGGAGGTGTGGGTGAGCTTATATAA
- the LOC105473693 gene encoding telomerase Cajal body protein 1 isoform X2, translating into MKTLETQPLAPDCCPSDQDPAPAHPSPHASPMDKNANPELMPPPLEREDPPRLSPDPVAGSAVSQELGEGDPVSLSTPLETEFGAPSELSPQIEEQELSENTRLPAEEANGSLSEEEANRPELGSEEAMEDASGEPAAEDEGDTAWNYSFSQLPRFLSGSWSEFSTQPENFLKGCKWAPDGSCILTNSADNILRIYNLPPELYHEGEQVEYAEMVPVLRMVEGDTIYDYCWYSLMSSAQPDTSYVASSSRENPIHIWDAFTGELRASFRAYNHLDELTAAHSLCFSPDGSQLFCGFNRTVRVFSTARPGRDCEVRATFAKKQGQSGIISCIAFSPAQPLYACGSYGRSLGLYAWGDGSPLALLGGHQGGITHLCFHPDGNRFFSGARKDAELLCWDLRQPGYPLWSLGREVTTNQRIYFDLDPLHPSLPLLATASGQRVFPEPTESGDEGEEELGLPLLSTRHVHLECRLQLWWCGGGPDSSIPDDHQGEKGQGGTEGGVGELI; encoded by the exons ATGAAGACTTTGGAGACTCAACCGTTAGCTCCGGACTGCTGTCCCTCAGACCAGGATCCAGCTCCGGCCCATCCTTCTCCCCACGCTTCCCCGATGGATAAAAATGCGAACCCTGAACTGATGCCACCGCCTCTCGAAAGGGAGGATCCGCCCCGGTTGTCCCCAGATCCTGTGGCTGGCTCAGCTGTGTCCCAGGAGCTAGGGGAGGGGGACCCAGTTTCTCTCTCCACTCCCCTGGAAACAGAGTTTGGTGCTCCTAGTGAGTTGAGTCCTCAAATCGAGGAGCAAGAACTTTCTGAAAATACGAGACTTCCTGCAGAAGAAGCAAACGGGAGCCTTTCTGAAGAAGAAGCGAACAGGCCAGAGTTGGGGTCTGAAGAAGCCATGGAAGATGCCTCTGGGGAACCCGCTGCAGAGGACGAGGGAGACAC TGCTTGGAACTACAGCTTCTCCCAGCTGCCTCGATTTCTCAGTGGTTCCTGGTCAGAGTTTAGCACCCAACCTGAGAACTTCTTGAAAGGCTGTAAGTG GGCTCCTGACGGTTCCTGCATCTTGACCAATAGTGCTGATAACATCTTGCGAATTTATAACCTGCCCCCAGAGCTGTACCACGAGGGGGAGCAGGTGGAATATGCAGAAATG GTCCCTGTCCTTCGAATGGTGGAAGGTGATACCATCTATGATTACTGCTGGTATTCTCTGATGTCCTCAGCCCAGCCAGACACCTCCTA CGTGGCCAGCAGCAGCCGGGAGAACCCGATTCATATCTGGGATGCATTCACTGGAGAGCTCCGGGCTTCCTTTCGCGCCTACAACCACCTG GATGAGCTGACGGCAGCCCATTCGCTCTGCTTCTCCCCGGATGGCTCCCAGCTCTTCTGTGGCTTCAACCGGACTGTACGTGTTTTCTCCACGGCCCGGCCCGGCCGAGACTGCGAGGTCCGAGCCACGTTTG CAAAAAAGCAGGGCCAGAGCGGCATCATCTCCTGTATAGCcttcagcccagcccagcccctctaTGCCTGTGGCTCCTACGGCCGCTCCCTGGGTCTGTATGCCTGGGGTGATGGTTCCCCTCTTGCCTTGCTGGGAGGGCACCAAGGGGGCATCACCCACCTCTGCTTTCATCCCGATGGCAACCGCTTCTTCTCAGGAGCCCGCAAG GATGCTGAGCTCCTGTGCTGGGATCTCCGGCAGCCTGGTTACCCACTATGGTCCCTGGGTCGAGAGGTGACCACCAATCAGCGCATCTACTTCGATCTGGACCC CCTGCACCCTAGCCTGCCTCTCCTGGCCACTGCCTCCGGTCAGCGTGTGTTTCCCGAGCCCACAGAGAGTGGGGACGAAGGAGAGGAGGAGTTGGGCCTTCCCCTGCTCTCCACACGCCATGTCCACCTTGAATGTCGGCTTCAGCTCTGGTGGTGTGGGGGGGGCCCAGACTCCAGCATCCCTGATGATCACCAGGGCGAGAAAGGGCAGGGAGGAACGGAGGGAGGTGTGGGTGAGCTTATATAA
- the LOC105473702 gene encoding ephrin-B3 isoform X2: MGPPHFGPGGVRVGALLLLGVLGLVSGLSLEPVYWNSANKRFQAEGGYVLYPQIGDRLDLLCPRARPPGPHSSPNYEFYKLYLVGGAQGRRCEAPPAPNLLLTCDRPDLDLRFTIKFQEYSPNLWGHEFRSHHDYYIIATSDGTREGLESLQGGVCLTRGMKVLLRVGQSPRGGAAPRKPVSEMPMERDRGAAHSLEPGKENMPGDPTSNATSRGAEGPLPPPSMPAVAGAAGGLALLLLGVAGAGGAMCWRRRRAKPSESRHPGPGSFGRGGSLGLGGGGGMGPREAEPGELGIALRGGGAADPPFCPHYEKVSGDYGHPVYIVQDGPPQSPPNIYYKV; encoded by the exons ATGGGGCCCCCCCATTTTGGGCCGGGGGGCGTGCGAGTCGGGGCCCTACTGCTGCTGGGGGTTTTGGGGCTGGTGTCTGGGCTCAGCCTGGAGCCTGTCTACTGGAACTCGGCGAATAAGAG GTTCCAGGCAGAGGGTGGTTATGTGCTGTACCCTCAGATCGGGGACCGGCTAGACCTGCTCTGCCCCCGGGCCCGGCCTCCTGGCCCTCACTCCTCTCCTAATTATGAGTTCTACAAGCTGTACCTGGTAGGGGGTGCCCAGGGCCGGCGCTGTGAGGCACCCCCTGCCCCAAACCTCCTTCTTACTTGTGATCGCCCAGACCTGGATCTCCGCTTCACCATCAAGTTCCAGGAGTATAGCCCTAACCTCTGGGGCCACGAGTTCCGCTCGCACCACGATTACTACATCATTG CCACATCGGATGGGACCCGGGAGGGCCTGGAGAGCCTGCAGGGAGGTGTGTGCCTAACCAGAGGCATGAAGGTGCTTCTCCGAGTGGGACAAA GTCCCCGAGGAGGGGCTGCCCCCCGAAAACCTGTGTCTGAAATGCCCATGGAAAGAGACCGAGGGGCAGCccacagcctggagcctgggaagGAGAACATGCCAG GTGACCCCACCAGCAATGCAACCTCCCGGGGTGCTGAAGGCCCTCTGCCCCCTCCCAGCATGCCCGCAGTGGCTGGGGCAGCAGGGGGGCTGGCGCTGCTCTTGCTGGGCGTGGCAGGTGCTGGGGGTGCCATGTGTTGGCGGAGACGGCGGGCCAAGCCTTCGGAGAGTCGCCACCCTGGTCCTGGCTCCTTCGGGAGGGGAGGGTCTCTGGgcctggggggtggaggtgggatgggacctcgggaggctgagcccgGGGAGCTAGGGATAGCTCTGCGGGGCGGCGGGGCTGCAGATCCCCCCTTCTGTCCCCACTATGAGAAGGTGAGTGGTGACTATGGGCATCCTGTGTATATCGTGCAGGATGGGCCCCCCCAGAGCCCTCCAAACATCTACTACAAGGTATGA
- the LOC105473702 gene encoding ephrin-B3 isoform X1, whose translation MYSVLIKGELGLLFLSLLPSLPHTSLPCHPSLSFSRISLGIISMSFLYSVTYPPTPSCNVSIRFQAEGGYVLYPQIGDRLDLLCPRARPPGPHSSPNYEFYKLYLVGGAQGRRCEAPPAPNLLLTCDRPDLDLRFTIKFQEYSPNLWGHEFRSHHDYYIIATSDGTREGLESLQGGVCLTRGMKVLLRVGQSPRGGAAPRKPVSEMPMERDRGAAHSLEPGKENMPGDPTSNATSRGAEGPLPPPSMPAVAGAAGGLALLLLGVAGAGGAMCWRRRRAKPSESRHPGPGSFGRGGSLGLGGGGGMGPREAEPGELGIALRGGGAADPPFCPHYEKVSGDYGHPVYIVQDGPPQSPPNIYYKV comes from the exons ATGTATTCTGTGCTCATTAAAGGAGAGCTAGGATTATTGTTCCTCTCTTTACTTCCCAGCCTCCCTCACACTTCTCTGCCCTgccatccctccctctctttttcccgGATCTCTTTGGGTATAATCTCAATGTCTTTTCTGTACTCAGTCACCTACCCGCCAACTCCCAGCTGCAATGTGAGTATCAG GTTCCAGGCAGAGGGTGGTTATGTGCTGTACCCTCAGATCGGGGACCGGCTAGACCTGCTCTGCCCCCGGGCCCGGCCTCCTGGCCCTCACTCCTCTCCTAATTATGAGTTCTACAAGCTGTACCTGGTAGGGGGTGCCCAGGGCCGGCGCTGTGAGGCACCCCCTGCCCCAAACCTCCTTCTTACTTGTGATCGCCCAGACCTGGATCTCCGCTTCACCATCAAGTTCCAGGAGTATAGCCCTAACCTCTGGGGCCACGAGTTCCGCTCGCACCACGATTACTACATCATTG CCACATCGGATGGGACCCGGGAGGGCCTGGAGAGCCTGCAGGGAGGTGTGTGCCTAACCAGAGGCATGAAGGTGCTTCTCCGAGTGGGACAAA GTCCCCGAGGAGGGGCTGCCCCCCGAAAACCTGTGTCTGAAATGCCCATGGAAAGAGACCGAGGGGCAGCccacagcctggagcctgggaagGAGAACATGCCAG GTGACCCCACCAGCAATGCAACCTCCCGGGGTGCTGAAGGCCCTCTGCCCCCTCCCAGCATGCCCGCAGTGGCTGGGGCAGCAGGGGGGCTGGCGCTGCTCTTGCTGGGCGTGGCAGGTGCTGGGGGTGCCATGTGTTGGCGGAGACGGCGGGCCAAGCCTTCGGAGAGTCGCCACCCTGGTCCTGGCTCCTTCGGGAGGGGAGGGTCTCTGGgcctggggggtggaggtgggatgggacctcgggaggctgagcccgGGGAGCTAGGGATAGCTCTGCGGGGCGGCGGGGCTGCAGATCCCCCCTTCTGTCCCCACTATGAGAAGGTGAGTGGTGACTATGGGCATCCTGTGTATATCGTGCAGGATGGGCCCCCCCAGAGCCCTCCAAACATCTACTACAAGGTATGA